One window of the Anguilla rostrata isolate EN2019 chromosome 13, ASM1855537v3, whole genome shotgun sequence genome contains the following:
- the pmela gene encoding premelanosome protein a has protein sequence MRSFLVALVLAAFCSAAAASARQRTRFARYRSWNSRMYPVWKDGDARYRDCWTGGEVTFEVKNDAPTLTGAKATFSIDLRFPTNQTVLPDGQVVWARNCTVNGTRYQEGQAVYPDRNSSTQWNGVFPDGTPFTRVSDKKPHYVYVWKTWGRYWQVADGPSSSLTIGTDNIPLGSYSMELVIYHCRGKEKFVPLGYASTQFSITDQIPFAVTLTQVNDVNQADQSFVQNRAIAFSIRLHDPSQYLADSDVTFNWDFGDNSGTLISREPAVTHTYITPGTFRPQVVLQAVIPNAGCATPPVPLTEANPTPALPTSEPPVPTAEQGTTAAPAAPTTNPPAPADDINLAASVQPAETEGEADPAAEADPAAEADPAAEADPAAEADPAAEADPAAEADPAAEADPAAEADPAAEADPAAEDPAAEADPAAEADPAAEADPAAEADPAAEADPAAEADPAAEADPAAEADPDAEDPAVEADPAAEADPAVEADPAAEADPAVEADPAAEDPAVADEPAAAEEVPTIDAAASVAPDAVPLDETAVVAPAAAAATEAAQAETAALLTPAATVPAAAAEAAEAAATEGEPEEAEPQTDQVPVVVAKRQAPEMPADGGCAIYRYGSFSTALNIVQGIESVEIVQVANVVMTAEVEQNAVDLTVTCQGSMPDEVCTVVSDADCATPLQTVCNAVTPSPECQMILRQFFNESGVFCVNVSLTNDVSLAVTSARVSVTVGSSSTSGGTVALVLGMLLMAGVVGTIALAYKRFKQYRPLREDQAGTSVNGLGRTSMPMLLWNLLSRQTPGESRPLLQGRVV, from the exons ATGAGGAGCTTTCTGGTGGCCCTGGTACTGGCTGCCTTctgttcagcagcagcagcttcagcaA GACAGAGGACACGTTTCGCGCGGTATCGCTCCTGGAACTCGCGGATGTACCCCGTATGGAAGGATGGCGACGCCCGGTACAGAGACTGCTGGACTG GGGGCGAGGTGACTTTTGAAGTCAAGAACGATGCGCCCACTCTGACTGGTGCCAAGGCCACCTTCAGTATTGACCTCCGCTTCCCTACGAACCAGACGGTGCTGCCTGACGGACAGGTGGTCTGGGCACGGAACTGCACTGTTAACG GAACGCGCTACCAGGAGGGTCAGGCGGTCTACCCAGACAGAAACTCCTCCACCCAGTGGAACGGCGTGTTTCCCGACGGCACCCCGTTCACCAGGGTCTCCGACAAGAAGCCCCACTATGTGTACGTGTGGAAGACGTGGG GACGCTACTGGCAGGTGGCAGACggcccctcttcctccctcaccATCGGCACGGACAACATTCCCCTTGGCTCCTACTCCATGGAGCTGGTCATCTACCACTGCCGCGGCAAAGAGAAGTTTGTTCCCTTAGGCTATGCCTCCACACAGTTCTCCATCACAG ATCAGATCCCCTTTGCCGTGACGCTCACGCAGGTCAATGACGTCAATCAGGCTGACCAGAGCTTCGTCCAGAACCGGGCTATCGCCTTCAGCATCAGGCTGCACGACCCCAGCCAGTACCTCGCCGACTCCGATGTCACCTTCAATTGGGACTTTGGGGACAACAGCGGCACCCTGATCTCGCGGGAGCCGGCCGTCACCCACACCTACATCACGCCTGGAACGTTCAGGCCCCAGGTGGTCCTGCAGGCCGTGATCCCCAACGCTGGCTGTGCcacgccccccgtccccctcacCGAGGccaaccccacccctgccctgcccacCTCGGAGCCCCCCGTCCCGACAGCTGAGCAAGGAACCACCG CTGCTCCTGCTGCCCCGACAACAAACCCTCCTGCGCCTGCTGATGACATCAACCTGGCGGCCTCAGTTCAACCAGCAGAAACTGAGGGAGAGGCTGACCCAGCTGCCGAGGCTGACCCAGCTGCAGAGGCTGACCCAGCTGCCGAGGCTGACCCAGCTGCCGAGGCTGACCCAGCTGCAGAGGCTGACCCGGCTGCCGAGGCTGACCCAGCTGCAGAGGCTGACCCAGCTGCAGAAGCTGACCCAGCTGCAGAGGCTGACCCAGCTGCAGAAGACCCAGCTGCCGAGGCTGACCCAGCTGCAGAGGCTGACCCAGCTGCCGAGGCTGACCCAGCTGCAGAGGCTGACCCAGCTGCAGAGGCTGACCCAGCTGCAGAGGCTGACCCAGCTGCCGAGGCTGACCCGGCTGCAGAAGCTGACCCAGATGCAGAAGACCCAGCTGTAGAAGCTGACCCAGCTGCAGAGGCTGACCCAGCTGTAGAAGCTGACCCAGCTGCCGAGGCTGACCCAGCTGTAGAGGCTGACCCAGCTGCAGAAGACCCAGCCGTGGCTGATGAGCCCGCGGCCGCTGAAGAGGTGCCGACCATCGATGCTGCAGCCTCCGTGGCTCCGGATGCAGTGCCTCTGGATGAGACTGCCGTCGTGGCGCCTGCCGCAGCGGCGGCCACAGAGGCGGCCCAGGCGGAGACCGCTGCCCTCCTCACCCCCGCCGCCACGgtccctgcagctgcagccgaGGCAGCGGAGGCCGCCGCCACAGAGGGAGAGCCCGAGGAGGCCGAGCCGCAGACCGACCAGGTTCCCGTGGTGGTGGCCAAGCGGCAGGCCCCGGAGATGCCGGCGGACGGCGGCTGCGCCATCTACCGCTACGGCTCCTTCTCCACCGCCCTCAACATCGTCC AGGGCATTGAGAGCGTGGAGATTGTGCAGGTGGCAAACGTGGTGATGACGGCGGAGGTGGAGCAGAATGCCGTGGACCTCACCGTCACCTGCCAGGGCAG TATGCCGGACGAGGTGTGCACCGTCGTGTCGGACGCGGACTGCGCCACGCCCCTGCAGACGGTGTGCAACGCGGTCACGCCCTCGCCGGAGTGCCAGATGATCCTGCGGCAGTTCTTCAACGAATCCGGCGTCTTCTGCGTCAACGTGTCCTTGACCAACGACGTCAGCCTGGCTGTCACCAGCGCCAGGGTCAGCGTGAccgtgg GATCCAGCTCTACCTCTGGGGGCACTGTGGCGCTGGTGCTGGGGATGCTGCTCATGGCCGGTGTAGTGGGGACAATAGCTTTGGCCTATAA GCGTTTCAAGCAGTATCGCCCTCTGAGAGAGGACCAAGCAGGCACCTCGGTGAACGGCCTCGGAAGGACCTCTATGCCCATGCTGCTGTGGAACCTGCTGAGCCGTCAGACACCTGGGGAGAGCAGACCACTGCTGCAAGGCAGAGTGGTGTGA